A portion of the Streptomyces platensis genome contains these proteins:
- a CDS encoding FAD-binding and (Fe-S)-binding domain-containing protein — protein MVEHNAGTADGGASGLHTGALRRALRARVDGEVRFDAGSRGAYSTDGSNYRQIPIGVVVPRSVEAGAGTVAVCAEFGAPVLSRGGGTSLGGQCTNTAVVIDWTKYCNRLVSLDAERRTCVVEPGIVLDELNRQLADVGLKFGPKPSTHSHCSLGGMIGNNSCGASAQAYGKTVDNVRRLEILTYDGARMWVGPTSDEEYERAVAAGGRRAELYKGARELIDRYRGDVRRGFPKIPRRVSGYNLDSLLPENGFDLARALVGSEGTLVTVLRAELDLVPVPACESMVVLGYRDICAAADEVPRLLELCRPTQLEALDGRMAQLMREEGAYLDSLERLPEGDSWLLVQFSGESVADVDQQGRELLRELGRDEGDPSVVFSDDPQREQQMLRAREAGLGVTARPPDDRETWEDSAVPPERLGDYLRDLKKLFGEFGYDHPSLYGHFGQGCVHTRIPFDLKSADGVADFRRFLLRAADLVVSYGGSLSGEHGDGQARGELLPKMFGERLVTAFGEFKALFDPDNRMNPGKVVTPRRVDEGLRLGAEWRPTAPETYFGYPEDEHSFRRAVLRCVGIGNCRSHSGGVMCPSYRATGEEEHSTRGRARLLFEMLDGHPDSAVTDGWRSTEVRDALDLCLACKGCKSDCPTGVDMATYKAEFLSHHYAGRLRPAAHYALGWLPVWARLARVAPRLVNAALHAPVLARLGKRAAGVAAEREAPAFAELSFAEWFRARGLPQPDPADPRTVVLWPDTFSNHLHPNVAKSAVRVLEDAGFRVAVPERSVCCGLTWISTGQLRTAKRVLRRTVEVLRPWLEAGTPVVSLEPSCTAVFRADAPELIPGDLDVQRLAGQVRTFAEQLVHHAPEGWQPPRLARTAIVQPHCHQHAVLKDKADRELMRRAGLETEVLDAGCCGLAGNFGFERGHYDLSMDIGELGVLPAVREASPGALVLADGFSCRTQIASGGTGRGALHLAEALALALDGPAPAHYPERLAERPRSEARDARLVTAAALAVAGAAAVAAGAAFLRRRT, from the coding sequence GTGGTGGAGCACAACGCAGGCACCGCGGATGGCGGAGCGTCGGGGCTGCATACCGGAGCTCTGCGGCGGGCCCTACGGGCGCGGGTCGACGGCGAGGTCCGTTTCGACGCCGGCAGCCGGGGTGCCTACTCCACCGACGGTTCGAACTATCGTCAGATTCCGATCGGGGTGGTGGTGCCCCGGAGCGTCGAGGCGGGGGCGGGCACGGTTGCGGTGTGTGCGGAGTTCGGGGCGCCGGTGCTCTCCCGGGGCGGCGGGACCAGCCTGGGCGGGCAGTGCACCAATACCGCCGTTGTCATCGACTGGACGAAGTACTGCAACCGCCTGGTGTCGTTAGACGCGGAGCGGCGCACCTGTGTGGTCGAGCCGGGCATCGTCCTGGATGAACTCAATCGTCAACTCGCCGATGTGGGGCTGAAGTTCGGGCCCAAGCCGTCGACGCACAGCCACTGTTCGCTGGGCGGGATGATCGGCAACAATTCGTGTGGGGCGTCGGCGCAGGCGTACGGCAAGACGGTCGACAATGTGCGGCGGCTGGAGATTCTCACCTACGACGGTGCCCGGATGTGGGTCGGGCCCACCTCGGACGAGGAGTACGAGCGGGCCGTGGCGGCCGGTGGCCGCCGGGCGGAGCTGTACAAGGGGGCGCGGGAGCTCATCGACCGTTACCGGGGGGACGTCCGCCGCGGCTTTCCGAAGATTCCGCGGCGGGTGTCGGGCTACAACCTCGACTCGCTGCTGCCGGAGAACGGCTTCGACCTCGCCCGCGCCCTGGTGGGCAGCGAGGGCACGCTCGTCACCGTGCTACGGGCCGAGCTGGATCTCGTCCCGGTGCCGGCGTGCGAGTCGATGGTGGTGCTCGGCTACCGCGACATCTGTGCCGCGGCGGACGAGGTGCCGCGCCTGCTGGAGCTGTGCCGTCCCACGCAGCTGGAGGCGCTGGACGGGCGGATGGCGCAGCTGATGCGCGAGGAAGGTGCCTATCTGGACTCGCTGGAGCGGCTCCCGGAGGGGGATAGCTGGCTGCTGGTGCAGTTCAGTGGGGAGAGTGTGGCGGACGTCGACCAGCAGGGCCGCGAGCTGCTGCGGGAGCTGGGGCGCGACGAGGGCGATCCGTCGGTGGTGTTCTCCGACGATCCGCAGCGTGAGCAGCAGATGCTCAGGGCGCGCGAGGCGGGTCTGGGGGTGACCGCGCGGCCGCCCGACGACCGCGAGACCTGGGAGGACTCGGCCGTGCCGCCGGAGCGGCTCGGGGATTATCTCCGCGATCTGAAGAAACTCTTCGGGGAGTTCGGCTATGACCACCCCTCCCTCTACGGACACTTCGGCCAGGGCTGTGTGCATACCCGTATCCCCTTCGACCTGAAGAGCGCCGACGGCGTAGCCGACTTTCGCCGGTTCCTGCTGCGCGCCGCCGATCTGGTGGTGTCGTACGGCGGGTCGCTCTCCGGCGAGCACGGTGACGGGCAGGCACGCGGCGAGCTGCTGCCGAAGATGTTCGGGGAGCGGCTGGTAACCGCTTTCGGGGAGTTCAAGGCGCTGTTCGACCCGGACAACCGGATGAATCCCGGCAAGGTCGTGACCCCGCGCCGGGTCGACGAAGGGCTCCGGCTGGGAGCGGAGTGGCGGCCGACGGCGCCCGAGACGTACTTCGGCTATCCCGAGGACGAGCACTCCTTCCGCCGGGCGGTGCTGCGCTGCGTGGGGATCGGCAATTGCCGGTCCCACAGTGGCGGGGTGATGTGCCCGTCCTACCGGGCCACCGGTGAGGAGGAGCATTCGACCCGGGGGCGGGCGCGGCTGCTGTTCGAGATGCTTGACGGCCATCCCGATTCGGCCGTCACGGACGGCTGGCGCTCGACGGAGGTGCGGGACGCGCTCGATCTGTGTCTGGCGTGCAAGGGCTGCAAGTCCGACTGCCCGACCGGCGTCGACATGGCGACGTACAAGGCGGAGTTCCTCTCGCACCACTATGCGGGTCGGCTGCGCCCGGCCGCGCACTATGCGCTGGGCTGGCTGCCGGTGTGGGCCCGGCTGGCGCGAGTGGCCCCGCGCCTGGTCAATGCGGCGCTGCACGCGCCGGTACTGGCGCGGCTGGGCAAGCGGGCGGCGGGCGTGGCGGCCGAGCGGGAGGCGCCCGCCTTCGCCGAGCTGAGCTTCGCCGAGTGGTTCCGGGCCCGGGGCCTGCCGCAGCCGGACCCCGCGGATCCGCGGACGGTGGTGCTCTGGCCGGACACGTTCAGCAATCATCTCCATCCCAACGTGGCGAAGTCGGCGGTGCGCGTCCTGGAGGACGCCGGTTTCCGGGTCGCCGTCCCCGAGCGGAGCGTGTGCTGCGGACTGACGTGGATCTCGACCGGGCAGCTGCGCACGGCGAAGCGGGTGCTGCGCCGGACCGTCGAGGTGCTGCGCCCGTGGCTGGAGGCGGGCACGCCGGTCGTCTCGCTGGAACCGTCGTGCACCGCGGTCTTCCGCGCCGACGCACCGGAGCTGATCCCGGGGGATCTGGACGTCCAGCGGCTGGCCGGGCAGGTCCGCACGTTTGCCGAACAGCTCGTCCATCACGCCCCCGAGGGCTGGCAGCCGCCGCGGCTCGCCCGGACGGCCATCGTCCAGCCCCACTGCCACCAACATGCCGTGCTCAAGGACAAAGCCGACCGGGAGCTGATGCGCCGGGCCGGGCTGGAGACCGAGGTCCTGGACGCCGGCTGTTGCGGCTTGGCGGGCAACTTCGGCTTTGAACGCGGCCACTACGACCTGTCGATGGACATCGGGGAACTGGGCGTACTGCCCGCCGTGCGCGAGGCGTCGCCCGGTGCGCTGGTCCTGGCCGACGGCTTCAGCTGCCGTACCCAGATCGCGAGCGGCGGTACCGGCCGGGGCGCACTGCACCTGGCCGAGGCGCTGGCGCTCGCCCTCGACGGCCCCGCACCCGCCCACTATCCGGAACGGCTCGCCGAACGACCGCGGTCCGAGGCCCGCGACGCCCGCCTGGTGACCGCCGCAGCTCTCGCTGTCGCGGGCGCGGCGGCGGTCGCGGCGGGTGCGGCGTTCCTGCGGCGACGCACCTGA
- a CDS encoding SAM-dependent methyltransferase, whose product MSNPSAREVGEWYDRFGGLYGLTMGDSMHLGMWTDGVRAETGELTADEMWEELTRAQDSWTGTLIDVVGLLPGQRMLDVGCGTGRPTVRIGTESGASVLGVTVSAGQVRAGRDRALKAGLSDRVTFEQADAMALPQESETFDAAWAIESFAHFSNRPAAIREVRRVLRYGGRFVLADCYEAVPFTPEEVQLFQAAFALSRLPAGPEDYSRMLGEAGFAIQDTRDMSREFKPTYELIPRLFAARRAQIAELVGTDAMAQLDTVYPRILALCRDKMGYTMVNAVKSP is encoded by the coding sequence ATGAGTAATCCATCGGCCCGGGAGGTCGGCGAATGGTACGACCGCTTCGGGGGCCTGTACGGCCTGACCATGGGCGACAGCATGCACCTGGGCATGTGGACCGACGGCGTGCGGGCGGAGACGGGGGAGCTGACGGCCGACGAGATGTGGGAGGAACTCACCCGGGCCCAGGACTCCTGGACCGGCACCCTCATCGACGTGGTCGGGCTGCTGCCGGGACAGCGGATGCTGGACGTCGGCTGCGGCACAGGCCGCCCCACCGTGCGGATCGGCACCGAGTCGGGCGCGAGCGTGCTCGGCGTGACGGTCAGCGCCGGGCAGGTCCGGGCCGGCCGCGACCGCGCCTTGAAGGCGGGGTTGTCCGACCGCGTCACCTTTGAACAGGCGGACGCCATGGCCCTGCCCCAGGAGTCCGAGACCTTCGACGCCGCCTGGGCCATCGAGTCCTTCGCTCACTTTTCCAACCGCCCCGCCGCGATCCGCGAGGTTCGGCGGGTGCTGCGGTACGGGGGCCGCTTCGTCCTCGCGGACTGCTACGAAGCCGTGCCCTTCACACCCGAGGAAGTCCAGCTCTTCCAGGCCGCGTTCGCCCTTTCCCGCCTGCCCGCTGGACCCGAGGACTACTCCCGCATGCTCGGCGAGGCCGGCTTCGCCATCCAAGACACTCGCGACATGTCCCGGGAGTTCAAGCCCACCTACGAGCTGATCCCGCGCCTGTTCGCCGCGAGGCGCGCCCAGATCGCGGAGCTGGTGGGCACCGATGCGATGGCGCAGCTCGACACCGTCTACCCGCGCATCCTTGCCCTGTGCCGGGACAAGATGGGATACACCATGGTCAACGCCGTGAAGTCCCCCTGA
- a CDS encoding glycoside hydrolase family 15 protein, with amino-acid sequence MSTDHRPDEDLRYPPQDLGSYALLADGERGALVGPRGEICWLCAPRWHDEAVFAALIGGGGLYAVTPAEAFVPGGAYEDGSLIWRSRWVTRSGIIECRDALALPGETGRLVLLRRIVAREGPARVRVVLHPVAAYGREQMREVRRGPAGEWQARLGGLALRWSGAEDARPAGGDGDRFALELDLAAGQQRDLVLELSREPLRTPAVEPERAWAATERAWASAVPALTDTVAVRDARQSYALLRGMTSADGGMVAAATTSLPERAEEGRNYDYRYVWIRDQAYAGQAVAASAPGPLLDDAVRFTTARLHTDGPGLSPAYTVTGHPVPDQHPLDLPGYPGGYDRIGNHVNRQFQLDCFGEALLLFAAAAEHGRLDDDGWAAARIAADTVRRRWREADAGIWELGNRDWTHSRLICAAGLRRIAGAAPRGPSARDWSALANAILTDTEKRALHPDGHWQRSPDDPSLDAALLLPPLRGLLPADDPRTRATLSACTAHLTDGFFAYRFRHDDRPLSKAEGAFLLCGFVIALGEHQQGNELDAYRWFERNRDACGAPGLYAEEYDVAQRRLLGNLPQAFVHALLLEASARLARPEATTPAGPRAPKTAP; translated from the coding sequence ATGAGCACCGATCACCGGCCCGACGAAGACCTGCGCTATCCACCGCAGGACCTGGGCAGTTACGCACTGCTCGCCGACGGCGAACGCGGCGCCCTGGTCGGCCCGCGCGGCGAGATCTGCTGGCTGTGCGCGCCGCGCTGGCACGACGAGGCGGTGTTCGCCGCGCTCATCGGGGGCGGCGGCCTGTATGCCGTCACTCCAGCGGAAGCGTTCGTGCCCGGCGGTGCGTACGAGGACGGTTCGCTGATCTGGCGCAGCCGGTGGGTGACACGCAGCGGCATCATCGAGTGCCGCGATGCGCTGGCGCTCCCCGGGGAGACCGGCCGGCTGGTGCTGCTGCGGCGCATCGTGGCCCGCGAGGGGCCGGCCCGGGTGCGGGTGGTGCTGCACCCGGTGGCGGCCTACGGGCGGGAGCAAATGCGCGAGGTACGGCGAGGCCCGGCCGGCGAATGGCAGGCGCGGCTGGGCGGACTGGCGTTGCGGTGGTCGGGTGCCGAGGACGCCCGGCCGGCCGGCGGGGACGGCGACCGGTTCGCACTGGAGCTCGACCTGGCGGCGGGGCAGCAGCGCGATCTGGTGCTGGAGCTGAGCCGCGAGCCGCTGCGCACGCCGGCCGTCGAACCGGAACGTGCCTGGGCGGCCACCGAGCGGGCTTGGGCGTCGGCGGTGCCCGCTCTCACCGACACCGTCGCCGTCCGCGACGCCCGGCAGTCGTACGCGCTGCTGCGCGGCATGACGAGCGCCGACGGCGGGATGGTCGCCGCAGCCACCACCAGCCTGCCCGAGCGCGCCGAAGAGGGCCGCAACTACGACTACCGATACGTCTGGATCCGCGATCAGGCCTATGCGGGCCAAGCCGTCGCCGCGTCGGCCCCCGGCCCGCTGCTGGACGACGCGGTCCGCTTCACCACGGCCCGGCTGCACACCGACGGACCGGGGCTCAGCCCCGCATACACCGTCACCGGACACCCCGTCCCCGACCAGCACCCCCTCGACCTGCCCGGCTACCCCGGTGGCTACGACCGGATCGGCAACCACGTCAACCGGCAATTCCAGCTCGACTGTTTCGGTGAGGCCTTGCTGCTCTTCGCCGCCGCGGCCGAGCACGGCCGTTTGGACGACGACGGCTGGGCGGCCGCCCGCATCGCCGCCGACACCGTCCGGCGACGGTGGCGCGAGGCGGACGCCGGAATCTGGGAACTGGGCAACCGGGACTGGACCCACAGCCGCTTGATCTGCGCCGCCGGTCTGCGCCGCATCGCCGGCGCAGCCCCCCGCGGCCCGTCCGCCCGCGACTGGTCCGCCCTGGCCAACGCCATCCTCACCGACACCGAAAAGCGCGCCCTGCACCCGGACGGCCACTGGCAACGTTCCCCCGACGACCCTTCACTCGACGCTGCGTTGCTGCTGCCTCCCCTGCGGGGTCTGCTACCTGCCGATGACCCCCGCACCCGCGCCACCCTCAGCGCCTGCACCGCCCACCTGACCGACGGGTTCTTCGCCTACCGCTTCCGGCACGACGACCGGCCCCTCAGCAAAGCCGAAGGCGCGTTCCTCCTCTGCGGTTTCGTCATCGCGCTCGGTGAACACCAGCAAGGCAATGAGCTCGACGCCTACCGCTGGTTCGAGCGCAACCGCGACGCCTGCGGCGCGCCCGGCCTGTACGCGGAGGAGTACGACGTCGCCCAACGCAGGTTGCTGGGCAATCTGCCCCAGGCATTCGTCCACGCCCTGCTCCTCGAAGCCTCCGCCCGGCTGGCCCGCCCGGAGGCCACCACACCCGCCGGGCCCCGCGCCCCTAAGACCGCCCCCTAG
- a CDS encoding MerR family transcriptional regulator, with protein sequence MHSSFMPPRQVKIGDAAAFAGSTPRAIRHYHEIGLLPEPERGGDDRRRYGYEDMIRLLWIRKMADAGIALDDIRDAFTTGMASAGADNGDGIADILERLEETLAEQEAELRRRRTAVQRMRTEGSRMGLLSDFVTERLKSLPEGSLRQADLDSLLVTERIFGPLGAAVQATRFVVLATHPTLRDDSDRIDDAEEALDDSVAVDDPRVAQVAVERHAFESALQAVIEESGLGKDDDALCEAWDSLHPATADDGEDEADLSSGRREADSMSVFEATGKMPYDFSAARLRCMELAEELSAQDSPATENTA encoded by the coding sequence ATGCATTCGTCTTTCATGCCACCCCGCCAGGTCAAGATCGGTGACGCGGCGGCCTTCGCCGGCAGCACGCCACGGGCGATTCGCCATTACCACGAGATCGGCCTGCTCCCCGAGCCTGAGCGGGGCGGCGATGACCGCCGCCGCTACGGGTACGAGGACATGATCCGCCTGCTGTGGATTCGCAAGATGGCCGACGCCGGGATCGCCCTGGACGACATCCGTGACGCCTTTACCACCGGTATGGCTTCCGCCGGTGCGGACAACGGAGACGGTATCGCGGACATCCTGGAGCGGTTGGAGGAAACCCTCGCCGAGCAGGAGGCGGAATTGCGGCGGCGACGGACCGCCGTGCAGCGGATGCGCACCGAAGGCAGCCGGATGGGCCTGCTCTCCGACTTCGTCACCGAACGCCTCAAGAGCCTGCCCGAGGGCTCCCTGCGTCAGGCGGACCTGGACAGTCTGCTGGTCACGGAGCGGATCTTCGGACCGCTCGGCGCGGCCGTCCAGGCCACCCGCTTCGTCGTCCTGGCCACGCATCCCACTCTGCGGGACGATTCCGACCGCATCGATGACGCCGAGGAGGCACTCGATGACAGCGTCGCCGTCGACGATCCACGGGTGGCTCAAGTGGCCGTCGAGCGGCACGCCTTCGAAAGCGCCCTGCAAGCCGTCATCGAGGAGTCCGGCCTGGGTAAGGACGACGATGCCCTCTGCGAAGCCTGGGACAGTTTGCACCCTGCTACCGCCGATGACGGCGAGGACGAGGCCGACCTCAGCTCTGGCAGGCGGGAGGCTGACTCCATGAGCGTGTTCGAAGCCACCGGCAAGATGCCATACGACTTCTCCGCAGCCCGCCTGCGCTGTATGGAACTGGCCGAAGAGCTATCCGCCCAAGACTCACCCGCTACCGAAAACACGGCCTAA
- a CDS encoding SDR family oxidoreductase: MSPTVVITGASAGIGRATAHLFAERGANVVLLARGTAGLEAAAAEVEALGGRALAVPTDLADHTQVEAAAQAAEEAFGPIDVWVNNGFVSVFAPFTEIEPDEYRRVTEVTYLGFVNGTRAALHRMLPRNRGTIVQVGSALGERSVPLQSAYCGAKHAINGFTSSVRTELLHQGSSVSVTLVKMPAVNTPQFAWVLSRLPRHPQPVAPIYQPEVAARAILHAAEHPHRKQYSVGASTIATVLANKLAPALLDRYLARTGFDSQQTDEPAPANRPSNLWEPVDGKEGHDHGAHGTFDDHAAAHSPATALARHPASMAGALLGVGLGAAALARAALRRREGC, from the coding sequence ATGTCCCCGACAGTCGTCATCACCGGCGCCAGCGCCGGAATCGGCCGTGCGACCGCCCACCTCTTCGCCGAACGCGGCGCGAACGTCGTACTCCTCGCCCGCGGAACCGCCGGCCTAGAGGCGGCCGCGGCCGAGGTCGAAGCCCTCGGCGGACGCGCCCTGGCCGTGCCCACCGATCTCGCCGACCACACGCAGGTCGAGGCTGCGGCACAGGCCGCCGAGGAAGCCTTCGGCCCCATCGACGTCTGGGTCAACAACGGCTTCGTCTCGGTCTTCGCCCCCTTCACCGAGATCGAACCGGACGAGTACCGGCGGGTCACCGAAGTGACCTACCTGGGCTTCGTCAACGGCACCCGCGCCGCACTGCACCGCATGCTGCCCCGGAACCGGGGCACGATCGTGCAGGTCGGCTCAGCGCTCGGCGAACGTTCCGTGCCCCTGCAGTCGGCCTACTGCGGCGCCAAACACGCCATCAACGGCTTCACCTCCTCCGTGCGTACGGAACTCCTTCACCAAGGCAGCTCGGTCAGCGTCACCCTGGTGAAAATGCCGGCGGTCAACACCCCGCAATTCGCCTGGGTGCTCTCCCGACTTCCCCGACATCCGCAACCGGTAGCGCCGATCTACCAGCCGGAGGTCGCCGCCCGCGCCATCCTCCACGCGGCCGAGCACCCCCATCGCAAGCAGTACTCCGTCGGCGCGTCGACCATCGCCACCGTCTTGGCCAACAAGCTCGCCCCGGCCCTCCTCGACCGGTATCTCGCCCGCACCGGGTTCGATTCCCAGCAGACCGACGAGCCGGCACCGGCAAACCGGCCCAGCAACCTCTGGGAGCCCGTCGACGGCAAAGAGGGCCACGACCACGGCGCCCACGGCACCTTCGACGACCACGCCGCCGCCCACTCGCCCGCAACAGCGCTGGCCCGCCACCCTGCCTCGATGGCAGGCGCCCTGCTAGGCGTCGGTCTGGGCGCGGCCGCCTTGGCCCGGGCGGCGTTGCGGCGCCGGGAGGGCTGCTAG
- a CDS encoding thiamine pyrophosphate-requiring protein, producing the protein MSNKVSDHILERLREWDVEHVFAYAGDGINGLLAAWERADNKPKFIQARHEEMAAFQAVGYAKFSGKVGVCAATSGPGAIHLLNGLYDAKLDHVPVVAIVGQTNRSAMGGSYQQEVDLLSLYKDVASDFCEMVTVPEQLPNAIDRAMRTAYGRRTVTAVIIPADVQELDYSPPTHAFKMVPSSLGMASYAPVPSDDDLSRAAEVLNAGEKVAVLIGQGARGARAEVEQIAEVLSAGVAKALLGKDALPDDLPYVTGAIGLLGTRPSYELMQGCDTLLVIGSSFPYTQFMPELDQARAVQIDIDPHMVGMRYPFEVNLVGDAQTTLQRLLPQLKRKKHGEWRKKIAKDTARWWEVMERRAAVEADPINPEYVVHALDPLLPDDVILAADSGSAANWYARHLRMRGTMRGSLSGTLATMGPGVPYVIGAKFAHPERPALALVGDGAMQMNGMAELITAAKYWQEWHDPRLIVAVLNNQDLNQVTWEMRAMSGAPQFLASQALPDVPYADFARSIGLGGVRVEKPGEVVDAWRQALAADRPFVIDFRTDPAVPPIPPHAELDQIEAAATAVLKGDSDRTAMVKQGLKAKVQEFLPGRKHHQD; encoded by the coding sequence GTGTCGAACAAGGTCTCCGACCACATTCTTGAGCGTCTGCGCGAGTGGGACGTCGAGCATGTCTTCGCCTATGCCGGTGACGGCATCAACGGGCTGCTTGCCGCCTGGGAACGTGCGGACAACAAGCCGAAGTTCATCCAGGCGCGGCACGAGGAGATGGCCGCGTTCCAGGCCGTCGGGTATGCGAAGTTCTCCGGCAAGGTCGGCGTCTGCGCGGCCACGTCCGGGCCCGGCGCGATCCATCTGCTCAATGGCCTCTATGACGCCAAGCTCGACCACGTACCGGTCGTGGCGATCGTCGGGCAGACCAACCGCAGCGCGATGGGCGGCTCGTATCAGCAGGAAGTCGATCTGCTGAGCCTGTACAAGGACGTGGCCTCCGACTTCTGCGAGATGGTGACCGTCCCCGAGCAGCTGCCGAACGCCATCGACCGGGCGATGCGCACCGCTTATGGCCGGCGGACGGTGACCGCGGTGATCATCCCGGCGGACGTTCAGGAACTGGACTACTCGCCGCCCACCCACGCCTTCAAGATGGTCCCCTCCAGCCTCGGTATGGCCTCCTACGCGCCGGTCCCGAGCGACGACGACCTGTCCCGCGCGGCCGAGGTGCTCAACGCCGGGGAAAAGGTCGCCGTCCTGATCGGTCAGGGTGCCCGCGGGGCACGCGCAGAGGTGGAGCAGATCGCCGAGGTGCTCAGCGCGGGAGTGGCCAAGGCGCTGCTGGGCAAAGACGCGCTCCCCGACGACCTGCCGTATGTCACGGGCGCCATCGGCCTGCTGGGGACCCGCCCGTCGTACGAGCTGATGCAGGGCTGCGACACCCTGCTCGTCATCGGATCCAGCTTCCCCTACACCCAGTTCATGCCGGAGCTGGACCAGGCCAGGGCGGTGCAGATCGACATCGATCCGCACATGGTCGGGATGCGCTATCCCTTCGAGGTCAATCTCGTCGGCGATGCGCAGACGACGTTGCAGCGGCTGCTCCCCCAGCTCAAGCGCAAGAAGCACGGCGAGTGGCGCAAGAAGATCGCCAAGGACACGGCCCGCTGGTGGGAGGTCATGGAGCGGCGCGCTGCCGTGGAGGCCGATCCGATCAACCCGGAGTACGTCGTGCACGCGCTGGATCCGCTGCTGCCGGACGATGTCATCCTGGCCGCGGACTCCGGCTCGGCCGCCAACTGGTACGCGCGGCATCTGCGGATGCGCGGCACGATGCGCGGTTCGCTCTCCGGGACGCTCGCCACCATGGGCCCGGGCGTGCCGTACGTCATCGGAGCGAAGTTCGCCCACCCGGAACGGCCGGCGCTGGCCCTCGTCGGGGACGGCGCCATGCAGATGAACGGCATGGCGGAACTCATCACCGCGGCCAAGTACTGGCAGGAGTGGCATGACCCGCGCCTGATCGTGGCCGTCCTGAACAACCAGGACCTCAACCAGGTCACCTGGGAAATGCGCGCGATGTCCGGCGCCCCGCAATTCCTCGCCTCACAGGCGCTCCCGGACGTGCCCTACGCCGACTTCGCGCGCTCCATCGGGCTCGGCGGCGTCCGGGTGGAAAAGCCCGGCGAGGTGGTGGACGCCTGGCGCCAGGCGCTCGCCGCCGACCGCCCCTTCGTCATCGACTTCCGAACCGACCCCGCCGTCCCGCCGATCCCGCCACACGCCGAACTCGACCAGATCGAGGCCGCGGCCACCGCCGTCCTCAAGGGCGACAGCGACCGCACGGCAATGGTCAAGCAGGGCTTGAAGGCCAAGGTCCAGGAGTTTCTCCCGGGCCGGAAACACCACCAGGACTGA
- a CDS encoding enolase C-terminal domain-like protein, producing MVGHHVRGADPVVDSVATSVYRVPTDAPEGDGTLAWESTTMVVAQVRSGDTTGLGYTYGATATAQVIDEQLAGLVGGRCALDVPGANEAMSRAVRNAGRPGLVAGAISAVDIALWDLKARLLQVPLVGLLGASGTEVPVYGSGGFTTYDDGQQDRQLRTWVAEQGIPRVKIKIGESWGAAEERDRRRIARARQSIGDATELYVDANGAFTRKQAIRLGPHLDAHGVTWFEEPVSSDDRAGLAQVRAGVAADVTAGEYGYTLPYFWHLLQAGAVDCLQADATRCGGLTVWLRAAALAEAAGLQISGHCAPHVHAHAAASLPNLRHLEWFHDHVRIENLFFSGVLDPAGGTVGPGEGGSPGHGLTLRADRADPYRIT from the coding sequence ATGGTGGGGCACCACGTCCGGGGCGCGGACCCCGTCGTCGACTCGGTGGCCACCTCGGTCTACCGGGTGCCCACCGATGCCCCCGAGGGCGACGGCACGCTGGCCTGGGAGTCCACCACCATGGTCGTGGCTCAGGTCCGCTCCGGCGACACGACGGGCCTGGGCTACACCTACGGGGCAACGGCCACCGCCCAGGTCATCGATGAGCAGCTGGCCGGCCTGGTGGGCGGCCGCTGCGCGCTGGATGTGCCTGGCGCCAATGAGGCGATGTCCCGTGCGGTGCGCAATGCCGGGCGGCCCGGTCTGGTCGCGGGCGCCATCTCGGCCGTGGACATCGCTCTGTGGGACCTCAAGGCGCGGCTGCTCCAGGTGCCGCTCGTCGGGCTGTTGGGGGCGAGCGGCACCGAGGTGCCGGTGTACGGCAGCGGCGGTTTCACCACGTACGACGACGGGCAGCAGGACCGGCAGCTGCGCACCTGGGTCGCGGAGCAGGGCATTCCGCGGGTCAAGATCAAGATTGGTGAGTCGTGGGGTGCGGCGGAGGAGCGGGACCGCCGGCGTATCGCGCGCGCCCGGCAGAGTATCGGCGACGCCACGGAACTCTATGTCGACGCCAACGGCGCCTTCACCCGCAAACAGGCCATTCGGCTCGGCCCGCACCTCGACGCGCACGGCGTCACATGGTTCGAGGAGCCGGTCTCCTCCGACGACCGGGCCGGTCTGGCGCAGGTCCGGGCCGGCGTCGCGGCCGACGTGACGGCCGGGGAGTACGGCTACACGCTGCCGTACTTCTGGCATCTGCTCCAGGCCGGCGCCGTGGACTGCCTGCAGGCCGACGCCACCCGCTGCGGCGGTCTGACCGTGTGGCTGCGGGCGGCGGCGCTGGCCGAGGCGGCCGGTCTGCAGATCTCCGGGCACTGCGCACCGCACGTACACGCCCATGCGGCGGCGTCCCTGCCCAACCTGCGGCACCTGGAGTGGTTCCACGACCACGTGCGCATCGAGAACCTGTTCTTCAGCGGCGTGCTGGACCCGGCGGGCGGGACCGTAGGGCCGGGCGAGGGCGGGTCACCCGGCCATGGGCTCACGCTGCGCGCCGACCGTGCCGATCCCTACCGCATCACCTGA